From Calliphora vicina chromosome 3, idCalVici1.1, whole genome shotgun sequence:
CTATATCATATTCAAAAGTGCCGTAGTACTCCCGCCACATAAATGTattgtataaaatgtatttttttattaataatcggatgtatcttctgtataacagtatttcctatagaaaatattctgcatTACAGTATTTTCTGTGTAACAGAATTTTTATAGACCAAAAAAACTACGccaatttgaaaataaacaacattttaaattttagtactctggaggttgaaaaaaaaactgtaatttaAATAGTATTCTGATaacgaacaaaacaaaaattatgtgtatgtgtaatttgactttttttaagatttctCTCTGTGTATACTCtatgtaaatgtttttaatgCCCCAATTTCTAAATGTCTGTTCATCGTTTTTTGTAATGGTACTCTGgctgttaaaataatttgcGAATGAAAATGTTTGGTATGTCTAACGTTACGCTTAAAAATAACTAGACATTGAGATAATAGGGGTAAAGAATCTCTCTCccattcaataataaattttttcaaaaaattccctaaaatataatatttctatatGTATGCATAtcacatttttttccatttaaatagGCCACAAATATTTGaagattatttttcatttacaacATCTGAAACACCACACAAAAtgatgttaaatataaaaaattttgtttgcaaaGAAAGCCAGAAAAAAAGAGCAGAGGAGTCGAATAAAAATTGAAGACAAAAAAAAGCATAAATTGTGTCATACAAAATACAAAGTATGTATGAATAAATGTGGTGTATACTAAGCATGTGTAAAAGGGAGGGGAAATTCATTACTACGTTGTaaacgataaaaaaaaatcataataacaaaatatatagtATGTATGGTGATAAGATTTAGCTTTAACTAAATAGCacagatttttgtttgtttgagctCATGAATCATAGACAATTAagcaacaacaaacatttttataaatttatgataGCATTCCAAAACTTTCTAAAAACTATTGTGTAAAACACTGTATTAGAAGTTCAAcaaaagaatttattaaaacaaaacctcTTAATAAATCCAAGAAATCAAAAGTAAATTGGTTTAGGGCAAGATACATTTCCCAAAATGTTagttaaaaataacatattgaaatctttttttttttagtttatctaCCCTATTAATGTCTTGTTGATGTGTTCTTTATGGTAGAAGTATATATAGTCATTActttattatttcaattaacCATATGTCAGTGTTTATTCTGGTACGCTGGTTGTTAAACTTAAATTAAGTGTATTTATTTAGCCAGTCAATGGTCAGCAATATATGTACTTCTGGTTGGTTTAATAAAGCTTTttgctacaaaaaatattaattgtacaagtgcaaatgtataaaaaaaaaatatgaatgtttaTGCTTCTTTTATGTACTTACAAAATAACTTGTGcgttataattttttgattttaaaatgttttgttatacATAGACAGTAGCAATAATAAATCTATGTACGCTTGTCTGTTTACTTATATaattaagtacatacatatttatatagcaCAAATGCTAAATTTTACAACCACCCACCCAAATGTAACCTCTtactacaaatttgaaaattataatgatggatatacaaataaaaacaagtcaTATCAGCCCATATGTGTATTTTCTTAAAGCCTTAAGGAATTGCTTCAAACGGAAATACTATTCTTattatatgaaataataattattcacACTAAAGTTgatttatttgcaataattcaaagaatacatAGGATAAGTAAGTTTAGAGACTCAGTAGACTTTCTGCCCGTGACAAGCAGTTCCAAAATGTAAACAAGGGAcggaaatttaaattgttgaaaattaagtgctgtatcaaaataatatttttataccgaATTTGATATCAAATTTGTTCATCCTTAGAGTACTAAAATTGAATTTagaaatacaaacaattttatatcgaaaatttttctatagaaaaaactacaataaacaaattaaaaaaaaaacattttgtattattaatttagaagttatttacatttaatttaatattgtattattattattaataattatattgaATTGTATTTAGGGATTTTCTTttctaatatatatttattggcCTTATAggctttttataaatagttttagaGTATCAAATTGGCACGGGAGTACAACGATACTTTTCATCATGAAATGGTATCAAAAGAATTACGATCGTGCCCGATGCCTGATGTATCATTTTTCACATCTCCCGGAAACATATTTCAAAAACGTTTGCcaaacataaaaactaaagttttcATAGATGAAAAGAAATATGATACCACCAAGTTGGTATTTCTTAAAAtgcttgattttaaataaaattgcaaaatgttttatttttttaatttattactctTGCTTATAACTATTCAAGAGCAAGGCTAGACAGttgcaagtttttttttgtttgttttcgatttcaaagaaaataattgACAGAAGTAGCTTTTAAAGCAATTGCATTTATGGTTTCTGTTACTATGCTCCAATAATTCTACGTTTTTAGTtgaacaatgaaaaaaaaagaggaaaatgataataataaacttttaattgTCTTGCAAATGTTCACAGTGTTTAATGAATAAGCTGAATTGATGATTTTAAAGGGTGGCcaagaaaaatatgttatttgcATCTTTTGCCTAACGAATTTAGATCCTAaaacatttttgtgaaaataagaatttattcaaggttggctaccgttaactctaaataccgttaccgctaaaaaatgtttatgtgcgagttaattttgttaaatttgccATTCATTTTTATATGATACATAAGAAATTATAGATTTTCAGTCCTTTATAATAGAATCAATGAATTGTTCCCgaaataattaagaaattaaGTTTAGCTTTGccataattttgaaatactttCCAGTTTATAGTTAATGATTCCAATGGAACTTTTAAAAGTTTATCAAATCACACAACGGAAAGTGGAATAGGATTATTAATatatcaaaagttttaaaaattaatcaaattttacTGTTGGCAGAAATGTATGGTATTATAACTTTacttaatttgataaatttttgttttttaaaaataagtgggttaatttatattatttatatattaaaacacAATGTATAGAGAGAATTAAGGTTTTAAAATGACAAATAGTTATCTATATTTATCCATATGTTTAAATAAAGCAAACTTCCTAATAACTTTTAGTCCAATATGACTTTTCCTTGCAAACAATACAtacgatatttttgaaatatgaaattaaaaagtgGCGCCTAAACACTGAATGTAAAAGTACttacattcaaaaaataaatgtagaCTATGAACTTTAAAGCTATATTGAAGACTGACAGATTAATTAATGTTTGATAagattattgattttattttgctCTTAAAgagaaaagcaaaaacaaaaaaaaaataatttaaacttttttcaaaaggaaaaaataatgaaatgtatatgataaaaaagggaaaaaataaataaaaaacggaAATAATATAAACAGATTTAACAAGATAAATATCAAAAGACAATGACGTTgaatataataagaaaataacaTTTGCACAATACGATACGAATGAGTATATTGAGGAGAAGGATGAAGGGAGAGGGAAGTATTCAAAAGGGGGTTATTTGAAAGAATACTAGTAGTGAAATGTGTTAAAGTGAGTCAGCAGTGTGGTGTtggaaataaattataatgattaatacttaaaatattactttttgctGAAATAATTAAGTCATTTTTAatgaataactttttttttacaatattatctTTAAAACCACTGTTTTTTGTCAAAACTTTGTTGCTTGCGTAGCTTTTACTAAAAAGAAACTCAACATAGACAACGCCGCCAccttaatttaattgaaatattcttAACACTTTTAAGGCAATTAATTAACTATTTTATAAAGTTGTATGTGCACATTACCGCTTGTACTAATAGTACTAgaacttaaaactaaaaaaaataattttctattaatttaaatttttttttttcactttttttgccAACAGCACCACCCTACGTCACACGAATACGAAAAAGAAACTTTACTTAATAGTGTGGtgaaaaaattagtaaaacggagatttaaaaaaaattttatgacaatacaccaacaacaacaatgttactaaagaaaatttataattcaCCACAATTATGATGACGGCGACGTAATTTTTCACTCTTTTTTAAGGATTATTTCGTGTACAAAAAGCCCAGTCAATAAACTTTAACTAAAAGATATtttcacttgttttttttatagtaaaatcaccatcagaaataaattaaaaatgtttgttataacaacaaatcacatagaaaatggcaaaaaaaatctttaattcaaTAAACGCCTCCACAAAATTATGTTTGCTTATACGTACACACACTGGTTTtacttaaataaatgttaaaaaaattatgtttacttagtttttatttcaattaagttattacttcttttctttaaataattttattttcacaacTTTTTCTCCAATATTAACTTTTTCTTTCTGCTATCAGGAAACAATGGTGAGAATAAGTGACGACAACGAATAGAAAGAAAAACCGAATGCATCAATAAACAGAGATGCCACATTAAATCTaagaataaataatataaacctagtaatttttttttatttaatacactACAACTACGCAATAAATAACCAACTAATCAAAAACTAAAcgaaataaaatctaaattaaataaattgcacctgctaaatttacaaataaaaactttcaattggattataaacaatatggcatcatttaattttttatacaacacTGAATTGCAAAAATTTCGCTTTTCACCAAAGAAAAGAGAACACAATAGTGAACTCTGCTAAAACGAAAAAGCaaataatgaagaaaaaattCACCACATGCCGTCAATGCTATACAAATATTCACATAAAAATTTgccatgttttttttaaaatttaacactttCTAAACTAAACAAATGATAAAAACAATAATCTTTCATACGCaccaattaattaaataaaatgtacacaAATTTGTGCAGAATAATTACGAGAAACTGctggaaattaattaaaaaacggGAGAGCAAAGATTTAACTTGTACAACGACAAAAAATTAGCAAACCGATAATGACAAAAGAACAATGCACACacatatataaaatgtatattcctTGCAGAAACTAATGGAGAAAAAGAGATGACTACATAACACTTATATGAATATCAAAAGAAAAAGCTGCCACGTCGTGTTTCAACAGTAAATGCAAAAACGCAACAACTATATACACATTATTTAGAGCTACcagatttttttataacacACCGGTTTGTTGTTGTGCGAAGAGGTGAATTTAGAaggaaacaaataaatatggcgtcttttggaaaaaaatctttttgcttCTATTCTTTTCTGTTATACAGGTTACACACACTCATAcaccataaaaaaatatgttttatccAAAATCACCTTTTTTGCGTTATCCACTTGTTGAATCACAACTTTGCAAAGGGAATGTAAGTATTTTGTtcgtttttaaaagtttttgcaaacttcttgttataaaaacaagtttttatttaatttttgcttgAGTTTTCTTTGGACGTGGAAAGTGTAATGTTTTCTTTCCGCAAAACAATTCAACACACCACGATATGACAAGAAAAATGTCAgtacaatagaaaataaaataaatgttaaagcaaaagaaacaatgaaaaataacaaaacagtgttgtatttcataGAGACTATTAACGAAATCGTAAACGTAACAAAAACCGTtagattcaataaaaaatttatcatattatAATCAGgaaaacagaattattaaatctttttatctttaaaattcatGGTAATATAAAAAGTCCCTTTGGACCAAAATAACTTATTAGTTAAATTATTAACTGAATAAAtatacattaaacaattttatacatacatatattcaaataaaattttattcgatttcaCTTAAACTTAATAGGAATTaacaaatcaaacaaaatcTGCAGAAGCAAAAACGATATCGATCGGCTTTgcttttattgatttaaattatattctattACTATGAAAACGTAATTATCAAAGTGCTATTATTTCTAATTCTTTCAGTTCAGTTTATTAGAAGATCTGTTGGTATGGCTTTGTCGTACTCCTATCAATACCACCTATCGCGTAAATATCCTAACATATTCAACAGaatcatttaaaaatgaagttgaaacaattttaaaacaacgTTATAAACTGCCTCCAAAAATCCATACTCTGCCTGATTTACCCGAACTATTATGTATAGGTCCTACAGAAATCTCACCCAAGCCCAatgaacaacaaaaagaaatcaTTGTGGACACTTGCTGTGGTGCGGCTGTATTAAGAGGGGCACATATTTATGCAATCGGAGTCTTAGCCATGGAGTCTGGTACTAAGGAGGGTGATCTGGTGAATGTATATGCTGATTTAtcgcaaaaatgtaaaaaaggtttaaatatacGTTTTGAATCCAATGAGAAGATATATTTGGGTCAAGGTAAAGTTTTAATGCAACGCTATCAAATATACAGATCCGAAGGTCCTATGCATGGCATAGCTGTTGAAATGATAAATACCATATCAGGAGTTCCCTCTATAGGTGATTTAAGTAATGCTCAAGTACTACTACAGAATCTACCTTCTATTGTATGTGGTAGGGTGTTGGATCCACAAAAAGGTGAGATCATACTTGATATGTGTTCAGCACCTGGCAACAAAACCACCCACTTAGCAGAATTGATAAAAGATCACGGTACTATAATAGCATTAGATAAAACTGAAACCAAAATTAAACTTGTTAAAGATAAAATTGAAAGAAACCAACTGCAGTCTATCAAAGCTTATGCCTTTGATTCCACAAAATCCTACGCTGCAGATTTGTCATGTAATAGTGTGGATTTAAAACCTCCATTTAAATCGCAGACGTTTGATCGTATTTTATTAGATGCTCCTTGCAGTGCTTTAGGTAATAGACCAATGTTGTCTAGTAATATGACACCAAAAATGCTGGAATCTTATACCAAAGTTCAAAAGAAACTATTTTCTAATGCAGTGCCATTGCTGAAATCGGGTGGAACTTTGGTTTATAGTACTTGCACTGTAAATATGGCCGAAAATGAGGAAATGGTTGTGTGGGCTTTAGAAAAGTTTCCCGATTTGATTTTACAACCCGCCACACCAGTATATGGTGGACCTTCCTGGCCCTGTGATGGTTTAAGCGATGCCAACCGCTCTATGCTACAGCGTTTTGGTCCAGCTGATAATAAAATGGATGCGGTTGGATTTTTtatagctaaatttttaaaaggataaaaaataaaattgatttttaactaTTGAATCATGGTGGTGTTTTAATGAAGAGGAAGTAAAACGTcttattttttaagtaatttcttGACCATTTAGTTGATTTATTTCTGACACACTGACGTCAATTCAAAATCTTGAATTCGACTGTTACTATAGGGTGTCCCaaaattcagaaaaattttgaatgtaCCGCCATTTGTTCAGTCAATCACTGTTTGGTGCAGATTTTGCACTGGAGTCACCATTCTTCTACGATTCAATAAAACGACAACCTGaagaaaataagtaagagagctatatatcgtcaccttaaatgcaaacgaacgtaactacacttttatttttttacagaagcaattttttgcatttgaatttctttaaaaaattaagttgaattattgaaaaattgtatgcaAGAGTttcttttgaaaacttttttattagctttaagttttaatcataataattcaaatttgatatttaattgGTTGTTGTTTCAGTTTaaatctatttatatattttgttttaattttcaattaatattttttttttcattaaaaaataatatttaaaaaatgtgaacttaaattatgtgtattttattgtattaatttacttttataaactgcgtttattatttaataattataaagttaaaccaaattgttttttttgtttgtttctattttattttatttaattaatttttgacattattattatattttatttaattattgataATATATCCATTGAATTGGATAATAATAATGGAAAATAACTACTGATAGTAAGTGTTTCTTTcagatatatatattttttaaattaaagtattaaaaactaaaaagaaaataacttaacaaaacgaaaaaataaaatgaataatttacaaattgatttctGTTGTCTCTCTAATTAAAAAGTAAACCAATGATCAATTAAACGTTTacgtatttatatttatatactaaatatttgtttttgtttcttctaTATCGTaaagtattaattaattaaattaaattacattgTCTGCCATGTATAGAATATTTAAAGCgagggttttttgtttttattttatatatttcttttaatttgttttgtgaaTTGGAGGAAAAAATTCGTTTACACACATTAATTAATAGCCTAAGCCGCAATATTCAGAGCCTTAAATTCATCATCATGCATCTCTGTCATCATAAATGTACCATCTTGCAATAATAGAACAACGCGACGGGTACCACCTAAAAaagattacaaaaaatatatattatacgattaaaaaacaagtattcTTTTCACCATagtaatttctaaaatttatatcaacttACCCGGCGATGGTAAATCGGCCTGTACAACTTCTGCGGGTATATTCGCCTCTTGGCCATCGGATCCATCACCCGTTTGTATGCACAATTGACTGGTGGCTCCGGGCTGAGCATTGGCTG
This genomic window contains:
- the LOC135954795 gene encoding tRNA (cytosine(72)-C(5))-methyltransferase NSUN6, whose translation is MFYPKSPFLRYPLVESQLCKGNFSLLEDLLVWLCRTPINTTYRVNILTYSTESFKNEVETILKQRYKLPPKIHTLPDLPELLCIGPTEISPKPNEQQKEIIVDTCCGAAVLRGAHIYAIGVLAMESGTKEGDLVNVYADLSQKCKKGLNIRFESNEKIYLGQGKVLMQRYQIYRSEGPMHGIAVEMINTISGVPSIGDLSNAQVLLQNLPSIVCGRVLDPQKGEIILDMCSAPGNKTTHLAELIKDHGTIIALDKTETKIKLVKDKIERNQLQSIKAYAFDSTKSYAADLSCNSVDLKPPFKSQTFDRILLDAPCSALGNRPMLSSNMTPKMLESYTKVQKKLFSNAVPLLKSGGTLVYSTCTVNMAENEEMVVWALEKFPDLILQPATPVYGGPSWPCDGLSDANRSMLQRFGPADNKMDAVGFFIAKFLKG